The Erigeron canadensis isolate Cc75 chromosome 1, C_canadensis_v1, whole genome shotgun sequence genome segment AGGGAATGAAAATATGGAGATGGCATCAATAGATGCTTTGCATATTGATCATGTTAGAAATGATGATATTCCATTGAGTAATGATGTCGAGCTTTCTAGAACTGAGAAAAATGTGTCTCAAGTTAATGCTGGAGGTATCACTGATGAATTAGAGAAGCAGAATGAGAAGAGGGATGATGGTACAAAGAAgagtaagaaaaagaaaaccaaaaagtctGCTGGAAGAAGTGAAGATACTGGGATTGTGACAACTGAGGGAAAACCTTTGCCTTCATCTGATATCCCAAAGGATAATTCTCATGCTATTGACTTCTTGCGCTACTTTGTTCCTCAACCAGAAAATAGTGCTCCTACTGACATTGGGGAAGATGGGAAAGATGCTAAATTGCCGagggagaagaaaaagaagaagacagAAGTACCGTCTTTTGTGGAAACTGAACATGATCTACAGCAATCACTAGCTTTACATGATAACAAGCAGAACAGAGAGCAAGATGATTCCAGGGATGGTATTGCCATTCAGGCTCAGAAATCTCtttcaagaaaagaaaacaacaaaGCTTTGTTATCTTCAAAAAAGATATCTGAAGTTGCTAATGATGTAGTAAAAGATCAAAAGACCCGTAATATAGATGAAGTAAAAACTCCAAAAGCGACAATAAAGATTGATGCCAGCAGGGCCCCTAAAACCAAGACTTCAGAAGTATCTAACGGTGTAGTAAAAGATCAAAACACCCGTAACACTGATGAAGTAAAAACTCTTAAAAGGACAATAAAAGTTGATGCCATCAGGGCCACTAAAACAACACAGGCTAGTAAAGGAAGCAGAGGACCATCACCTGAATTAAGCTCAATGTCAGAAAATCTTGGCAGATCTTTTCCCGATAAAAAGAGAAATCAACGGCAGTCAACTCTGGGCCATTCTCACTTTAATTCCTCCAAGGAAAGTGCACCAGCAGTCAAGGGTTTGTTACGTACACCTGGAGCAATATTTGGGGATGATAGTGATGAGAGTTCTGCTGATGATAATGCAACTGTAGGTTCAGATTCCAGTACACGCACTCCCTCAAGAAGGTCATCATCATCAGAGGAAAGTGACAGTGCTTCTAGTGTAGACACAAGGAAAAATGGTAAGTGAACTTATATGTATCTGTTTTGTATTCTTGATTCATCTGTAAGCTTCTAACATTAGTCTCAAATTGTCCCAGTCGTGAAAAGAAAGGGCGCTTATAGCAAGAGCACTATGAACTCACGGTAAGTTTAGTTAACTTCGagtttcattctttttacttcTTGTAAGTTACAAGTTCAAACAGGTTATTTTAGTAAGAAATGATACAAGTTCAGATCAAAGCACATATTGCCTGTTTGTActtttcataaataattaatgCATTAAATATGAGTTCAATAACATCAAAACAGTACTCTTTGAGGAATTGAGGGGAAAAGGATTTTTAGAGGTTTGTGCATCTAATATTTGGACTTTCAACTTGTTCAACCCATTTCCATTTTAAAtgggtttttctttttgacCTGTTTGAGATGAAACACAACCCAAACTAATCTTTGCATAAGTAAATGGGCCAGGGACATTTCATACTTGCACCTGCAGGATTTTTCAACAGTATCAAGATAAGGTGTATAGCAGTAATATTCAGAAAATAGCACTATGTTCCATAGTGTCATTTTCGTAGCATTTATATAAAGTTCTTGATTTCGTGCTCATGTTGACAGGAGTTCAGAGACGAAATCAATGTCTGATCTTTTAAGAAGTTCATCTAGATTCAAGAAAGCCAGGTTCAGTGCATCACAACAGGTGGGCGATTCAGAAAGCCAGCCCGTGGACTTCGTTCCTGAGAGTCAACTATGAGTAAGATATAAGTTAAGTGGTAACTCGGTCTAAAATTTCTATTCCAGCGTAAGTGCCAATACTATAGTCCTAGGTCTGGGATATGCCTGTATAACAAGGCAAGTTTTTGCCTGCCTGCCAATTTTGTTTTGGGAACTATTTTGAGATATGTTTGGTTGCATCTTGTTTTGACATATTGCCCATGGAAATTAATGATCAAGAGTTGATATAGCAAGCTACCCAATTAATACTTAACGCGAATTCAAGTTTTTAGAGCAGGCTATCTATTATCTAGTTCGTTAAAAACCAGATTTCTTTTATAGACAGATATATACGGAGGACTGGAGGAGAAGGTAAACTAGCTGcaaaaaaatatgtttgaaTAAAATCATGCTTACGGATACTCTACTAAAATCACTCAAACTTATTAGGTTGacaattagaaaaacaaaaacagttAGGTTCAAATTTTATGAAAGTCACTTAAATAAAACTTGGTTCATTGGTTGCCATTCCATGTAATATCCAAATTAATTAATCCAAATTAGCATACATAAATACAAATTTCGTGGAATAAGTAGTCTCttattataattttacaatGGAACAACTTTAATTAATAAGCGTAAAACCAAGTTTAATTGGGTACGTTTAGTGAAACATGAATTAAATTTTTAGCGACTTAAACCCTCATCATATTATTAATCAACACATTAATGTAATAATGTTATTTCAACACATTAATgttacttatattatatatttttgcttCTATAATTTTACGTGGTATACATAAATCGAATATTGTAAATTGTAAAGTagtttgaaaaattgaaatttgtatgtgtttttttttttttttttctgcttTAAGCTAAATGGCATATTTTAAATCTATTTGAAATAAATGTTTTGTGTAGAGatggttttatatttattggaTTAAGATCCTGAGACGATCTCAATCCATACTTTGTTATATCTTCTAAATCAGAATGCTTGATAttatcattacattacataataaaattgGAACGCCTAATATACTTCGTGCCATTACAGagtttaacttttaacaatATATTGCACCAAAAGATCAAAGTTAGTTATATTAATACACATAacaaaacatgtatatataacatatcAATGTTGTAGATGACCCTTTTgtcgttttctaaaaaccacCTCAGTATCCAACCCAAACCCATCAACTTTTCTGGACCGAACCAGATCCGAACCATTAAACAACTGCTTCAACGGTTCAATGCTATACAAATCATTAGCTGAATACTTATCCGACCGTCTCGAAAGTGCCACGTGTAGCACACAAATCCCACCGGGCTTTAAAGTCCGTTGGATCTCTTTCACAAATTTATCCGGGTAAAGTGCATGATCAAACACATTTGAGAATTCATAGTCAAAAGTGTTGTCATCAAATGGCTGATGATGAAAGTCACCTTTGATCACATTAGGCGGGTATGGAACCAAATCCAACCCGATTGAATCGTTAACTCCAACCCGTTTTAATGCCTCAACTTCTTGCCCGACCCGAGCTCCAACACAAAGACACTTTGATGAATTTATAAGtagtttttcttgttttaaatgGTTAAAGAAATGTGTGAAAACTAGAATCTTTCTGTCCCAGTCTCTTGAGGTCCATATTTTTCGGAGCTTTGGGTTGGTTGTTTTTTGAAGTTGGTGATGAATGTAGGTGTCGTAGGAGGTGTATCCGGATCGGATCTTGAGGTCGTTTCTAGGATGGCAACGGGGAGAAGGAGAAGAAAATTGTAAAGAGAGAAGGATGAGACAGAAGATGGAGAGGAGAATTAAAGATTTAAGGAAAGTTTCTGATACTAATGATTTTGATTGGTTTATTGTTCCCTTCATCTTTCcaacttcatttttatttacatgCATATATAAGTTCATGACCATATAAAACACTTTTTCCTGTCTAGAAAGAACTGTCCTTTCTAGATCTCTTTCAAGGTTCTAAGATGTTCATGGACAATatgcatgtgtgtgtgtgtgagagagagagatagagaaaTAAGGGAAAATTGATGGATGATTTAACATAGAAAGCATATGCGTGCTATATAGAAGCGAGATGGTTGGTTTTGCTTGCATGATTACAAAATACACATTTAGTCATTTACTCACAGACATgcaacacacacaaacacatgtATACTAACATGATACTCACGTAATGCGACAGCGATGGTGTGATGGTGGAGGAtaactgttggtggtagagacggcgtcgagtgatgtagataatggatgtaaaattaattgatgtaaacaGTTAATggatttattttaaaagatgaattattgataatgtaatataattattaaggatattttagacatttttcttaatataactttcaacatgagggttatgttctttatatatatatatatatatatattaggttttttacccgcacgatgtgcggctatttaaaataacctacgtaaaaagaataaaaatgaacatgaactaatatataataatacattaaagcatataaattttttgagaaatataatgatgtataaagcatataaaatttaacaacccaattacttttcatattaaaagtcgaaaagaatttgaagatgaaatcaaaaaccaactttaaaaaaaaatatgacaatggTGTGATGTGTCGACACaattatgtaatctatatatgaaactaatgttggtttttaggaaacaaaatcaattttattaatttcataattttattttttacatgccaatatatattaaatattacacataggataaaatcttatgtggcaaattttaaaaatagttttaaattaaagagggTTTTTAAAAAGCTAGaattcctattgttttaatatttatatatatatatatatatatatatatatatatatatataatttttaatttaacaaagCAAAATCGAAGAGTTGAAGTTTAAGGTTCTTACACCCGTGTAAAATAGTattattcaaattcaaatacactgttttacacatatgtaagtaaataaaataagtcaatatttataaaaatgtcaaatatttatatatggcCGGAAAAGACTatggattatatatatttatatgctctttattttcaatcacactttttcaaatttattcTACATTTGATTGTAGGTAGTAAAAGCAAAGGATAATGATGATTAGTGGAAATTTCTGGTTAAAGCAATTAGCACTTTGGTGATTacaattattaatgttattGCCTTGGAGTGTTGGTAAAGTATTATAGGGTTTACAAGAAAAGAACACCTTCTCGACCATAATTTAAGGGACGTGATGTGTCTTAGGCCTTATCCAACCCAAAGCTTTTTCTCACCATTTTCTCATTGCCACATTATCGTTTTCtcattatatatttcaaaaaatattacTACCAATCATATccttttttcatctttttcttatttctttctcaaatattttattacatttaattaataaaaacatacactaacaaaattatcatGCTTTGAAAAAgactattaaaaaataaaggacatggaaaaaaaaaatacaaagtcaGTCCTTAACTTGTTTTCTCCCATTTTCGCAAGACAAAATATATACCTTTTTCTCAAGAAAATGCTCCCAGAAAACACTGATGCCAAGTAGTTGCCAACACTTATTTTCAGAAAATGGTGAGAAAATGTTTGAGAAAACAACAGTTGGGAATGGCCTTacaaattaaatttgaaaattttgttaaCCATAATCCTTGGCAATAAGTTATATGCAGTAAAACATTGAACATTAAAATTATTATCGACTTCATATGCAACATTTTACTACATGTTAACCATAGCCTTTAATGACTATGTAACTTAAGGTGAGTGTTAGGTGACCAacacaaaattttcttttattaaaattcaaactctacatatacatatacatatatatatatatatatatgcagtggcggcttaaggtttttagaggcctcaaatgaaattaattttgggagcctagttcattaccatataaactaaagtaaaaaaaaaagtagctcgtcttttgttattgaactacaagtaataaaaaaatatgcagatgttgatgcaaaaatcaaaaaggcgttactgtaatgcaaattatataatgatacttaatccaaaattcaaacactaagtctaatatacaagattttgagACCTTAGAAATTTGGGGGGCATAAAGCGATCGTCTAGTCCcatagtactgttgagccacctctgtatatatgttatgtagTTTAATGCCCATACATATGAACAAACTTTGTTTCACATATATGACTCCTCATACAGGAGGGTGGTGACACTAGTCAACTTTTGTATCAAAACAGATATACTTAATTTGGCATACAGAGAACCCAAAAgattaactttcaaaaaatgttATATTAGGCACATCCGTATCATGACGTCGTTCTCGTTTCGGCTTTACTTCTCATTAGTTTtatctctctaaaacacacctTAAAGTTAGAAGTAACTTCATAGATAAAATTGAGGTATTATTGACTTTTAGATTAAATTCAAAAgttaatatttaaaagtaatttttaaatcttaacccttgattttaattcaagggtcaagattatcaacttcacctataaagttgtttttaactttagaggattTCTATCCCAAAAAtaccatatttttataataacatcATCCTCACCTAAtccacaattaaaaaaattataaactcaTACATCCAATCTCTCTGCATCTccaaataaaaccaaaaataaaaaactaacacTCACCTCTACACATGCTTAGGGTTCACCCCACCTCGTCCATGCAATTTCAAAACATGACATGCATAGATGACGACGACCAAATGGAAATTTGTTGCCTAACATGAGTTCATGACGGCAACAACAGTCTTCAAGACGAACAAATGAAATGCGATAGGGATGGGCCATAAAAAGGttgatgtaatttttttataagaaaaaataattaatcctcttaaaaatcctcctaaaatttttaaattctttttctttgacacatatttcaatttaatatttaaGAGGACTTTTTAGTCTATTGTTTTAAGAGGATTTATTATCTCACATTTTTTAAATGGCCGGATGTTACTTTACTCACCTAATTTCACTCGTTAATACCCAGGTTTAACCTGGGTCTCTCTCCAAAGACAATATGTCTTATCTCACCTTAACCAATTGGGTTAATGTTATTGGCACAATGAAAAGTTCATTAGAAAAaacatttacaatttttttaatatttattcatgAGGGGGAAACCACCCACTTAAAGATCTCATTTTTGTTGATTTGGTTAGATGCAGGCTGTAGAAAAAGTTTAGAGCAGCCAAAGAATAGCAGGAGTGATCACAAACAACATAAGCTGCCCACTGTTATCACTCGAGGCAGCTGGGTCAGCTATGGCATCGATTTTACTGGCCATGGCCTCTGGGTCCCCCTCATTTGGCTCAGAGATTTTTAGCAGAGGCATATATCATTGAATTTGGCAATAGGCCTGGCATGGTGAGCGGTGTGCCGCTGCCATTAGTAGTGGCAGTTAAAGTGATATATTAAACAGAGCCATTGTTTTCTATTCAAATGAAAACGACTGGAAAGATATATACTTCATTCCCCACCCAAACATTCATATCACTAACTTCTTTAACCATTCAATAACAACCTACTCTGAGCTTCTAGTTTATCTTACTTAGACCTTCATCTCTGATACTCTACTTTTTTTTCTTGACAAAGTTACATGTTCCATGAATTTACAAATGACCTATTCAAGTTTCAAGCCACTTTTGTTTAGAGAAAATAAACCAACCAACATCACGGTTCACAAGCACAAACTGTTTTGGGCAAAAAGTGCCATTTCTGGGTTTCTTCATTTATAGTTCCATGATTGACTTATGCTAACAAACTATATCACTTTCAATCAGCAATCAAAAGTCAAGTCAGATGGCTCTTGAAGGAGATTGCCGATCACTACTGACTAGAAACTAAGACACTTAATCGATAAGCTTTATACAGCAAAAACACGCATATTATTTATGGAACCAGCAGGGGAAAATACAAGTTGTATAGACTTTCTGATAACTCTACGCTTTTTTGTTGCCAACCAGCATTCATTATATCACAAAGAAACGGCACTTATTTAAGTGGCATGGACTTACATTAAAATTGTAAACAAAATCATTTGCTCTAATTGGGTCAAGTCATGCTCTTTTTGCTATACACCGAAAGATATGGATTTTTTTAACGAAAAGCAAAAGTATGGTTTTTCAGAAAGTCAATTATTTAATGGAAATTCAGTCATAGGATGCAAAAAAGTCGCATGTTACACCAAAAAGAACCAGAATCCTATGTGAGCATATGAGGTCATAATTTGAACCCAGTTATTTAGTATAGGTGGATCAGGgtcatgttttatatataacgggtccaatggttaaaaaaaatagagtaGCTACAGAAACATGTCAAACGAAGAAGTTGTCCCAGTGTTGTGTAAGTCCAGTTATATCATCTAtctaattaaagtaaataaaatggTTACAGGAGTAAAATTACAATTTAAAGTTGAGAATTTGAGACGTGTATTTCCCGTAAATCCAACCCATTTTGGCAAGTACTAAAAAAAACCTGTTTTGGCagattacccaacccacccatctaGCTACCTATAAGAAATGCTATGCAGTAATAGACTCTGTCTACACTATTCATTTGAATTGCACAAAACTTTTTTACCACGTTCATACAAAATTGCCTGATTGAATCGAAAAGACAGACATCATATTCAGATCATACTATGCAGTACCCAGTGTTGTATGTCTCGGTTATCTCGGCCGATATATGGCTTCTCGGTGGTCGACCGAGACGATATACCCCCGATATATCCCCAATATATCGCTTCTCAATGGACGCACGAGACGATACCGAaaagcgatatttacaaccttgatattacccaacccacccatctaGCTACCTATAAGAAATACTGTGCAGTAACAGACTCTATCTACACAGTTCATTTGAATTGCACAAAACTTTTTACCACATTCATACAAAATTGCCTGATTGAATTGAAAAGACAGACATCATATTCAGATCATTACTCGACCATCAAAGTTTGATATCACAACAGAAACCAAAAGACTAAATTTTTAGCTAACAACACATATTATGAAGACAAAGCTGAAGAGTTTGAGAGCTTTAGGCACTCACTTTGGCATCTCTTCAAGCAAATATCATTCCAGTTTGGCACTTGATGCTGGTTCACACAAACAGTTCGGGCACATGCATCTGCACAAGCATCAAGTTCTGAAACACCACAAACCGTGACACAGGTGTCGAGAGTCGGGTCTTTAGAAAAGGCACCAACTTTCTTTAACATTCTTTTGGATGTGCAGACCCTCTCACAAACGAATATATCGTCCGAGCTTTTCTCACGACCTCTAGCACTCTTCAATCTCTGTTCTTCTGCTCTCCTGTTTTTCATTCTTAAAGCTTGACCTGCCACCAATGCCGGAACCGCTGCCCCGACCAGCGATATCCACCAGTCCACCATTGTTTTGTGCCTTTTTTTACTTGTAATCTGCAATCTAACCTTtcatcattcaaatatttataattcaaaaaaaaaaaaaaaaaaaacactggtAGACAGAGATAAAAACCCATTGTACATTTTAGCTCATTTAtgcaaaaaatgataataataataataataaaaagaaagataacAACTTTATAAACCCTAATTCCAATCTTAGCCTAAATCTTCCAAcaataaacttttattattttttttttaaaataaagaacTAAACTTTCATACATAGAACATGAATTATTCCAGGTGAAACTAAAAGGTTTAAGCATTTCTAtagataaagataaataaaaaaggaagaaTTTTATAAACCCTAAAAGGTTAAACTTGAGATTGTAATGAACATTTATAAAtcaaactaatattttttttgagaatattgaagacaaaaaaatattaccttaaaattaattaatgtgtgAGAGTGAGAGAGAGCGCAAGAGTCGCCGTTCAATTTTTTTGCCGGCGTTTATTTGTTGAGACTAGGAAGGAAGTGTTTGGAAATGCGTTTTTGGATTATTGTATTCTCATGATGCAAAACACAAAAGAGAGAATGTGTTTGATAAAAGAACGATGATTTATCTTGTTGGTTCATcttcttaaaaaagtttttgaaacaaTAAACATAACATTACGTGAATTTCActgatacttttttttaataatttattattttatgaatttttcatAATATCATTTTACtcataaaagtaaattttatttgaacatgaattttcaaaattaagttctaaatgtaaaattgattatttacttttttatagacaaattaaaaaaaaataagttagagatattttttttttaacgaacAGTCTTAGATGCAAAATTTGTTTTGCAAAAACAATCTCAAACGCCTGATTTGATCGTGCGCTCGTTTTGGATCAtgtgtgttttttctttctttaaaccTTGTTTGTTTCGAATATTTACATTCGCTATTTAGAACTGTGAATTAAGAGAAATTATTtagtaataattatatttatgcaAGCTACATGTTGATAATAATACTAACATAACATTAAGTAATGAGACATCTATCAACTTTATATTCCCAATGTTTCGGTTGATCACTTGCTTGCAACTTATTTGGTCATTGTCCAAGTCTAAAACTATGTGTCTTCATAATGCAACTTATGCTGGACAGAGTGCCCCGGGGTGGGGCTAGGTACCGGTCTGGTACCTAATTGAATACCACCCCGTGATATCGGTACCTGATAGGCGGGAAGGAGG includes the following:
- the LOC122593192 gene encoding uncharacterized protein LOC122593192, with translation MKGTINQSKSLVSETFLKSLILLSIFCLILLSLQFSSPSPRCHPRNDLKIRSGYTSYDTYIHHQLQKTTNPKLRKIWTSRDWDRKILVFTHFFNHLKQEKLLINSSKCLCVGARVGQEVEALKRVGVNDSIGLDLVPYPPNVIKGDFHHQPFDDNTFDYEFSNVFDHALYPDKFVKEIQRTLKPGGICVLHVALSRRSDKYSANDLYSIEPLKQLFNGSDLVRSRKVDGFGLDTEVVFRKRQKGHLQH
- the LOC122584846 gene encoding uncharacterized protein At5g64816 — protein: MVDWWISLVGAAVPALVAGQALRMKNRRAEEQRLKSARGREKSSDDIFVCERVCTSKRMLKKVGAFSKDPTLDTCVTVCGVSELDACADACARTVCVNQHQVPNWNDICLKRCQSECLKLSNSSALSS